The following are from one region of the Paenibacillus bovis genome:
- a CDS encoding GNAT family N-acetyltransferase: MIYRNATIEDIPAIAELQQKYHVTTISEEDKPHGFVTTLFTDEQFQELIEKENGITIACDQDKVVAYVMAASWEYWSKWPLFQHMIGDLQHTEYKGTVLSTENSYQYGPICIDTEYRGTEVLKNIFEFSKTQMSQRYPILITFINHINPRSYAAHTQKLGLDVIKSFEFNNNNYYELGCHTSN; this comes from the coding sequence ATGATTTACAGAAATGCTACTATCGAGGATATCCCTGCTATCGCAGAACTACAGCAAAAGTACCATGTCACCACCATCAGTGAAGAAGACAAACCACACGGCTTTGTCACCACGCTCTTTACAGATGAACAATTCCAGGAATTGATTGAAAAAGAAAATGGCATCACTATCGCCTGTGACCAGGATAAAGTCGTTGCTTACGTCATGGCAGCTTCCTGGGAATACTGGTCCAAATGGCCTCTTTTCCAACATATGATCGGCGATCTGCAGCACACCGAGTACAAAGGAACGGTGCTATCTACCGAAAACAGCTACCAATACGGACCGATCTGTATCGATACCGAATACCGTGGCACAGAAGTACTTAAAAATATTTTTGAATTCTCCAAAACACAAATGAGCCAAAGATACCCGATCCTGATCACTTTTATCAATCATATCAACCCAAGATCCTACGCTGCACACACCCAAAAGCTTGGCCTCGATGTGATCAAAAGCTTCGAGTTCAACAATAACAACTACTACGAACTGGGCTGCCACACATCGAATTGA
- a CDS encoding HPr family phosphocarrier protein, producing MEKTFKIVDEDGIHARPATALVTAANKFASTESFAEAKGKKVTLKSILGVLSLGLEQGDTIVLSTTGAEEEAALQALTDVMVNEGLGEING from the coding sequence ATGGAAAAAACATTTAAAATCGTTGATGAAGATGGTATCCACGCACGCCCAGCAACTGCACTGGTAACAGCTGCTAACAAATTTGCTTCTACTGAATCTTTCGCTGAAGCTAAAGGTAAAAAAGTAACCCTGAAATCTATCCTGGGTGTTCTGTCTCTGGGTCTGGAGCAAGGTGATACTATCGTTCTGTCCACTACTGGTGCAGAAGAAGAAGCGGCTCTGCAAGCTCTGACTGACGTAATGGTTAACGAAGGGCTAGGCGAAATCAATGGCTAA
- a CDS encoding GNAT family N-acetyltransferase — translation MNNAVSYEIKIARQEDLQPIVEIYNASIPARLATADTEPVTVESRQAWFDEHVPERRPLWALWQDGQIAGWASLQTFYGRPAYNGTVELSVYVHNDFQGKGIGSKLVSYAIEQAPALHIHTLLGFVFAHNDPSLSLLRKFGFEDWGHLPRVAILDGVERHLTILGKRLDA, via the coding sequence TTGAACAATGCTGTGTCCTATGAAATCAAGATTGCCCGGCAGGAGGATCTGCAGCCGATCGTGGAAATCTACAATGCTTCTATTCCAGCACGTCTGGCAACGGCTGATACAGAGCCGGTTACGGTGGAGAGCCGTCAGGCCTGGTTTGATGAACATGTACCGGAACGCCGTCCACTCTGGGCACTATGGCAGGATGGGCAGATTGCCGGCTGGGCGAGTCTGCAGACCTTTTACGGGCGTCCTGCTTATAATGGAACTGTAGAATTGAGCGTTTATGTGCATAATGATTTTCAGGGAAAAGGTATTGGCAGCAAGCTGGTCAGCTATGCGATTGAGCAGGCTCCGGCGCTGCATATACATACGCTGCTTGGATTCGTATTTGCCCATAATGATCCGAGTCTGAGTCTGCTGCGCAAGTTCGGTTTCGAAGATTGGGGTCATCTGCCGCGTGTAGCAATTCTGGATGGAGTAGAGCGCCATCTGACTATTCTGGGCAAGCGGCTGGACGCCTAG
- the gcvPA gene encoding aminomethyl-transferring glycine dehydrogenase subunit GcvPA, with protein MKKHRYIPMTPQNEADMLAVVGASSIEDLFKDIPAAVRYQGTLPMSEMLDEYALTRHMGQLAGRNADTDRYTSFLGAGIYDHHVPSVINHVISRSEFYTAYTPYQPEISQGELQAIFEFQSYICELTGMAVANASMYDGATALAEAASLAASATRRTKIVAFSTIHPEARAVVRSYARGLNLEVVEVAYGDGVTDISALAEVLDDQTAAVLVQSPNFFGGIEGIRAAADLAHERGALLVVSTNPISLGLLEAPGKLGADIVVGDAQPLGISMSLGGPTCGFFAVSQAQMRRMPGRIVGQTKDSDGKRGFVLTLQTREQHIRRDKATSNICSNQALLALSASVYMSIMGKQGMIDVADLNIQKAHYAAQKLSAVAGLKLTFQSPFFNEFVITLPEGTSAAELNLKLLEQGVIGGYDLGLSYPELSGHMLFAVTEKRTKSEIDQLATQLEASL; from the coding sequence ATGAAAAAGCATCGCTATATTCCGATGACGCCGCAAAATGAAGCGGATATGCTGGCTGTTGTCGGCGCGTCATCCATAGAGGATCTGTTCAAGGATATTCCGGCCGCTGTCCGTTATCAGGGTACGCTGCCTATGTCGGAGATGCTGGACGAATATGCGCTCACCCGTCATATGGGACAACTGGCTGGCCGCAATGCAGATACCGATCGTTATACGAGCTTTCTCGGAGCAGGCATTTATGATCATCATGTCCCATCGGTCATCAATCATGTAATCTCCCGTTCTGAATTCTATACAGCGTATACTCCATATCAACCGGAGATCAGCCAGGGCGAGCTGCAGGCGATTTTTGAATTCCAGTCCTATATCTGTGAACTGACTGGAATGGCTGTAGCCAATGCGAGTATGTATGATGGAGCAACTGCTCTGGCCGAAGCCGCTTCACTGGCAGCTTCCGCAACCCGCCGCACCAAGATTGTCGCTTTCTCCACGATTCATCCGGAAGCGCGCGCTGTTGTACGCAGTTATGCACGCGGTCTGAATCTGGAAGTGGTTGAAGTTGCCTATGGTGACGGAGTAACAGATATCAGCGCACTCGCCGAAGTACTTGACGATCAGACAGCAGCTGTACTGGTACAATCGCCGAACTTCTTTGGTGGTATTGAAGGTATTCGCGCTGCTGCCGATCTGGCTCATGAGCGCGGCGCCCTGCTCGTCGTCAGTACCAATCCAATTTCACTCGGACTGCTCGAAGCACCGGGCAAGCTCGGAGCCGATATCGTAGTCGGTGATGCACAACCGCTCGGTATATCCATGTCTCTCGGCGGCCCTACCTGTGGATTTTTCGCGGTGTCACAAGCACAGATGCGCCGTATGCCTGGACGAATCGTCGGCCAGACCAAAGACAGTGATGGCAAGCGCGGCTTTGTACTGACGCTGCAGACCCGTGAACAGCATATACGCCGTGATAAAGCGACTTCCAATATTTGTTCCAATCAGGCGCTGCTCGCCCTGTCCGCCTCTGTCTATATGTCGATTATGGGTAAACAGGGAATGATCGATGTGGCAGATTTGAATATTCAAAAAGCCCACTATGCTGCACAGAAACTGTCTGCTGTAGCCGGGCTGAAGCTGACATTCCAGTCTCCTTTTTTCAATGAATTCGTGATTACTCTGCCAGAAGGCACCTCTGCTGCCGAGCTGAATCTGAAGCTGCTGGAGCAGGGCGTTATCGGTGGATATGATCTGGGTCTATCCTATCCGGAATTATCCGGTCACATGCTGTTTGCCGTAACGGAAAAGCGTACCAAATCCGAGATTGATCAATTGGCTACCCAACTGGAGGCATCCCTATGA
- a CDS encoding DUF2569 family protein has translation MNNNYPPNPNDQERERPPYGAPQPPGPRPPLVGLGGWLTVFQIYMYWSLFIALVSIPTYIAVLFLAANEDALPEEVRSVLSLYGDNLQALSVYELIVAIIQFVLLVLMMVLLYTRKKSFPRLAKMYLILSLAFAVIAFFVVPPTSGMVASMIWGAVLTLAWNMYFNRSVRVKNTFIR, from the coding sequence ATGAATAATAATTATCCACCTAATCCGAATGATCAAGAGCGTGAGCGTCCGCCCTATGGTGCACCCCAGCCACCGGGTCCGCGTCCTCCGCTGGTAGGTCTCGGCGGCTGGCTGACCGTGTTCCAGATCTATATGTATTGGAGTCTGTTTATTGCATTGGTCTCGATTCCTACTTACATAGCGGTATTATTCCTGGCGGCCAATGAAGATGCGCTTCCGGAAGAAGTACGCTCCGTGCTATCGCTGTACGGGGATAATCTACAGGCGCTGTCGGTGTATGAGCTGATTGTAGCGATTATCCAGTTTGTACTGCTGGTACTGATGATGGTACTGCTGTACACGCGCAAAAAATCGTTCCCAAGGCTGGCCAAAATGTATCTGATTCTCAGTCTGGCGTTTGCCGTTATCGCCTTTTTCGTAGTGCCGCCTACATCGGGCATGGTCGCTTCGATGATCTGGGGCGCAGTGCTGACACTGGCCTGGAATATGTATTTTAACCGCTCGGTACGTGTCAAAAATACATTTATTCGCTAA
- a CDS encoding putative quinol monooxygenase, which yields MSRFGLFGKFTVQENQRDTMVNILLDAAESMKNLQECEIYMVSIAENEPDCVYVYEVWSSEQAHQASLQLEVTQTLIQKAKPIITGMERISTLHPLGGKGLPSTL from the coding sequence ATGAGCCGATTTGGATTGTTTGGCAAGTTCACGGTACAGGAAAATCAGCGCGATACCATGGTCAATATCCTGCTTGACGCTGCAGAATCCATGAAAAATCTGCAAGAATGCGAAATCTACATGGTCAGCATCGCCGAAAACGAACCGGACTGCGTGTACGTCTATGAAGTATGGAGCAGCGAGCAAGCCCATCAGGCATCCCTTCAACTGGAAGTCACCCAGACTCTAATCCAAAAAGCCAAACCCATTATCACCGGCATGGAAAGAATCAGCACCCTCCACCCCCTCGGCGGGAAAGGGCTCCCTTCTACTTTATAA
- the gcvH gene encoding glycine cleavage system protein GcvH, giving the protein MSEIKDQLLYSEEHEWVERINEDTVRIGITDFAQHQLGDIVFVELPKVGREVAADEEVGTVESVKTASELFCPLAGTVVTFNTDLETEPELVNSDPYGRGWMIELKVNGDLESALSKLMDAKAYAEHAQD; this is encoded by the coding sequence ATGAGTGAGATCAAAGACCAATTGTTGTACAGTGAAGAGCACGAATGGGTAGAACGTATCAATGAAGACACGGTACGTATTGGCATTACTGATTTTGCTCAGCATCAACTGGGAGATATCGTATTTGTGGAACTGCCAAAAGTAGGTCGCGAAGTAGCTGCTGACGAAGAAGTAGGAACAGTGGAATCTGTCAAAACGGCATCAGAGCTGTTCTGTCCACTGGCAGGTACGGTCGTTACGTTCAATACTGATCTGGAAACGGAGCCCGAGCTGGTCAATTCCGATCCTTATGGACGCGGATGGATGATCGAATTGAAAGTAAACGGTGATTTGGAAAGCGCGTTATCCAAACTGATGGATGCCAAAGCTTACGCTGAACACGCACAGGATTAA
- the ptsP gene encoding phosphoenolpyruvate--protein phosphotransferase — protein sequence MANILGIAASSGIAIAKAFRLEHPEYEITKRSVSDTDAELAKLESALAQSKVELEAIKERTLQEMGAKKAEIFESHLLILNDPELIDPVKDKISSDMINAEYALNEVASQFVTMFENMKSAYLQERAADMRDVTKRVINHLMGVNFQSPAEIREEVVIIAEDLTPSDTAQLDRNYVKGFTTNIGGRTSHSAIMARSLEIPAVVGTKEVMDVVQNGDMVIVDGLEGNVIVNPDEATLAEYRAKREAYEAQVAEWRKLRDEATVSKDGVHVELAANIGTPNDVAGVLDNGGEAVGLYRTEFLYMGRDELPSEDVQFNAYKTVLEKMAGKPVVVRTLDIGGDKELPYLVLPKEMNPFLGFRAIRLCLDRQDIFRTQLRALLRASVYGELRVMFPMIATLGEFREAKAVLMEEKEKLVAEGVSVSDNIQLGIMVEIPSTAVLADQFAKEVDFFSIGTNDLIQYTMAADRMNERVSYLYQPYNPSILRLVKMVIDAAHKEGKWAGMCGEMAGDATAIPLLLGLGLDEFSMSASSILPARSQIAKLSKAEMQELATKALDMQTAEQVVELVNAIQA from the coding sequence ATGGCTAATATTTTGGGAATTGCGGCGTCTTCGGGCATCGCCATTGCCAAAGCATTCCGTCTGGAACATCCTGAGTATGAAATCACCAAACGCTCAGTAAGTGATACCGATGCGGAACTGGCTAAACTTGAGTCTGCTCTGGCGCAATCCAAAGTGGAACTTGAGGCGATCAAAGAGCGCACGCTGCAAGAAATGGGAGCAAAAAAGGCAGAGATTTTCGAATCTCACCTGCTCATTCTGAATGATCCTGAATTGATCGATCCGGTAAAAGACAAAATCTCTTCCGATATGATCAATGCTGAATATGCACTGAACGAAGTGGCTTCCCAGTTCGTAACCATGTTTGAGAACATGAAGAGTGCTTATCTTCAGGAACGTGCTGCGGACATGCGCGACGTAACGAAGCGTGTGATCAACCATCTGATGGGCGTTAATTTCCAAAGCCCTGCTGAAATTCGTGAAGAAGTGGTCATCATTGCTGAAGACCTGACGCCTTCCGATACAGCTCAGCTGGACCGCAATTATGTAAAAGGCTTCACAACCAACATTGGCGGACGTACTTCCCACTCTGCGATTATGGCACGCTCCCTGGAGATTCCGGCAGTAGTAGGAACGAAGGAAGTTATGGACGTTGTACAAAACGGTGACATGGTTATCGTCGATGGTCTCGAAGGTAACGTTATTGTAAATCCGGATGAAGCTACACTGGCAGAATACCGTGCAAAACGTGAGGCTTATGAAGCTCAAGTAGCAGAGTGGCGCAAACTGCGCGACGAAGCAACGGTATCCAAAGACGGCGTTCACGTCGAACTGGCTGCCAACATTGGTACACCAAACGATGTAGCTGGCGTTCTTGATAACGGCGGCGAAGCAGTAGGTCTGTATCGTACCGAGTTCCTGTATATGGGTCGTGACGAGTTGCCATCCGAGGATGTTCAATTCAACGCTTATAAAACAGTACTCGAAAAAATGGCAGGCAAGCCTGTAGTTGTTCGTACACTGGATATCGGTGGCGACAAAGAACTGCCTTACCTGGTTCTGCCAAAAGAAATGAATCCGTTCCTTGGTTTCCGTGCTATCCGTCTGTGTCTGGATCGTCAGGACATTTTCCGCACTCAACTGCGTGCGCTGCTTCGTGCAAGCGTATATGGTGAACTGCGCGTGATGTTCCCAATGATCGCTACACTGGGCGAATTCCGTGAAGCAAAAGCGGTTCTGATGGAAGAGAAAGAAAAACTGGTTGCTGAAGGTGTATCCGTATCGGACAACATCCAACTCGGCATCATGGTTGAGATTCCTTCCACAGCTGTTCTGGCTGATCAGTTTGCCAAAGAAGTAGACTTCTTCAGTATCGGTACTAACGATCTGATCCAGTACACCATGGCAGCTGACCGTATGAACGAACGTGTATCTTATCTGTATCAACCATATAACCCGTCCATTCTGCGTCTGGTTAAAATGGTTATCGATGCAGCGCACAAAGAAGGCAAATGGGCTGGAATGTGTGGCGAGATGGCAGGGGATGCTACAGCGATTCCATTGTTGCTCGGTCTGGGACTCGATGAGTTCAGTATGAGTGCAAGCTCTATTCTGCCTGCACGCAGTCAAATCGCCAAACTGTCCAAAGCTGAAATGCAAGAGCTGGCTACCAAAGCACTCGATATGCAGACAGCAGAGCAGGTTGTCGAACTGGTTAACGCTATTCAGGCGTAA
- a CDS encoding SDR family oxidoreductase, translating into MNAKRIFITGANSGMGLASTIELARRGHEVIMGCRNEERGQKALEQARQESGSDKITLMKCDLGSLETIRHFAEEFGKRYDYLDVLLNNAGVVNLKRKETSDGFEMSIGVNHLGHFLLTHLLLDSLQQAKAGRIVVVSSGAYKLGKIHWDDPNLRSGYNVVKAYAQSKLANIYFTRILAQRLEGTSVTVNSLHPGAVATSIGVDRETGFGKRILASVAHMPFFQTPEQGAETAIFLADDASVEGKSGAYYYRKQLHRLHAKAKDQQQAERLWTWSEKQVGL; encoded by the coding sequence ATGAACGCAAAGCGGATATTCATTACAGGCGCCAATTCTGGCATGGGGCTGGCATCAACGATCGAATTGGCCCGGCGTGGACATGAAGTGATTATGGGCTGCCGCAATGAAGAACGCGGCCAGAAAGCACTGGAGCAGGCACGTCAGGAGAGCGGATCGGATAAAATTACTCTTATGAAATGCGATCTGGGATCGCTGGAGACCATTCGCCATTTTGCGGAGGAGTTTGGCAAACGTTATGATTATCTGGATGTGCTGCTCAACAATGCGGGCGTGGTTAACCTGAAGCGCAAAGAGACATCCGACGGTTTTGAGATGAGTATCGGGGTGAATCATCTGGGGCATTTCCTGCTAACCCATCTGCTGCTGGACAGCCTGCAGCAAGCCAAGGCAGGACGTATTGTTGTCGTCAGTTCCGGTGCCTACAAACTGGGTAAAATCCATTGGGATGATCCTAATCTTCGCAGCGGCTATAACGTGGTCAAAGCCTATGCACAATCCAAATTGGCCAATATTTACTTTACCCGTATACTCGCCCAGCGGCTGGAAGGAACTTCAGTAACTGTTAACAGTCTGCATCCTGGTGCAGTAGCTACCAGCATCGGTGTAGACCGGGAAACAGGATTTGGTAAACGAATTCTCGCTTCAGTCGCGCATATGCCTTTTTTCCAGACACCGGAGCAGGGAGCAGAGACGGCGATCTTTCTCGCGGACGATGCATCGGTAGAAGGGAAATCGGGTGCTTATTATTACCGCAAGCAGCTGCATCGGCTGCACGCAAAAGCAAAAGATCAGCAGCAGGCCGAGCGGCTATGGACTTGGAGTGAAAAGCAGGTTGGATTGTAA
- the gcvT gene encoding glycine cleavage system aminomethyltransferase GcvT: protein MTTELKRTPLYPLYAASGSPRCIDFGGWELPVQFRGIQKEHEAVREQAGLFDVSHMGEVMISGNGSLAYLQNMLTNDVSRLQDGQAQYTLMCYPTGGVVDDLLVYRLEEEHYMLVINASNIDKDIEWLQEHLPESVTLQNISEQTALIALQGPLAANILAKATGSKEYSELPGFSFVANAELFGVKVILSRTGYTGEDGYEIYAPADQAGEIWTGLLAAGEPDGLVPCGLGARDTLRFEAKLPLYGQELSADITPLEAGLGFFVKLDKGDFIGRDVLVKQKEQGTPRKLVGVELIDRGIPRSHYPVFLEGRQIGEVTTGTQSPTLKRNLGLALIEAEHAVIGTAIEIEIRGKLLKAEVVKAPFYKRKPVTV, encoded by the coding sequence ATGACTACAGAGCTCAAGCGTACACCGCTATACCCGTTATATGCTGCATCCGGTTCTCCACGTTGTATTGATTTTGGCGGCTGGGAACTGCCTGTCCAGTTTAGAGGTATTCAAAAAGAGCATGAAGCCGTTCGCGAACAAGCAGGACTGTTCGATGTTTCCCACATGGGTGAAGTGATGATCAGCGGCAACGGATCACTGGCTTATCTGCAAAATATGCTTACCAATGATGTATCCCGGCTGCAGGATGGACAGGCCCAGTACACATTGATGTGCTATCCGACCGGAGGAGTTGTGGACGACCTGCTGGTCTATCGATTGGAAGAAGAGCATTATATGCTGGTCATTAATGCTTCCAATATTGATAAGGATATAGAGTGGCTACAGGAGCATTTGCCGGAAAGTGTAACGCTGCAAAACATCTCCGAACAGACAGCCCTGATCGCTTTGCAGGGACCGCTGGCTGCCAATATTCTGGCCAAAGCAACCGGCAGTAAAGAGTACAGTGAACTTCCCGGATTTTCTTTCGTAGCGAATGCAGAGCTGTTTGGCGTCAAAGTGATCCTGTCCCGTACCGGTTATACCGGCGAAGACGGTTACGAGATTTATGCTCCTGCCGATCAAGCAGGTGAAATCTGGACCGGACTACTCGCCGCAGGAGAACCCGACGGACTCGTGCCATGCGGACTCGGTGCGCGGGATACACTGCGATTTGAAGCCAAGCTGCCTCTGTATGGACAGGAATTGTCTGCAGATATTACCCCACTGGAAGCGGGTCTTGGTTTCTTTGTAAAGCTGGACAAAGGCGACTTTATCGGACGCGATGTGCTGGTTAAACAAAAAGAACAGGGCACTCCCCGCAAGCTGGTCGGTGTCGAATTAATCGATCGCGGTATTCCGCGCTCCCATTATCCGGTATTTCTTGAAGGCCGCCAGATTGGCGAAGTGACTACCGGTACACAGTCTCCCACTCTCAAGCGTAATCTGGGACTGGCTTTGATCGAGGCTGAACATGCCGTTATAGGTACAGCCATCGAAATAGAGATTCGCGGTAAATTGCTCAAAGCCGAAGTAGTCAAAGCTCCCTTTTACAAAAGAAAGCCGGTAACTGTCTGA
- the gcvPB gene encoding aminomethyl-transferring glycine dehydrogenase subunit GcvPB codes for MTNEMITTTNTDTPSTATASNELIGAVIKEKALIFELSQPGRVGYSLPECDVPRVEASSVIPQDMLRSEAAALPEVYEVDVIRHYTELSRLNFGVDNGFYPLGSCTMKYNPKINEDVARYAGFAKIHPYQPETSIQGALEMLHTLQNDLAVLTGMDAVTLQPAAGAHGEWTGLMMIRAYHEKRGEHRTKVIVPDSSHGTNPASATVAGFQTITIPSNEKGLVDLEALRTAVGPDTAALMLTNPNTLGLFEEQITEIAQVVHEAGGLLYYDGANSNAIMGITRPGDMGFDVVHLNLHKTMSTPHGGGGPGAGPVGVKSRLLPFLPEPVVEKLEDGSYTLRSGSPDSIGRVKAYYGNFGILVRAYTYIRTYGPEGLRRVSECAVLNANYMMHRLKDHYIMPYDNVCKHEFVMSGKGLKQYGVRTLDVAKRLLDFGYHPPTVYFPLNVEECIMIEPTETESKETLDAFIDTMIQIANEAKETPELVINAPYTTVVKRLDEATAARKPVLNCACS; via the coding sequence ATGACAAACGAAATGATAACGACAACCAATACAGATACTCCTTCCACAGCTACAGCATCCAATGAATTAATTGGTGCAGTAATCAAGGAAAAAGCACTGATCTTCGAACTTAGCCAGCCTGGCCGGGTCGGCTACTCTTTGCCGGAATGTGATGTACCTCGCGTGGAAGCCAGTTCGGTAATTCCTCAGGACATGCTGCGCAGTGAAGCAGCTGCCCTGCCGGAAGTATACGAAGTCGATGTTATCCGTCACTATACCGAGCTATCCCGCCTGAACTTTGGTGTGGATAACGGATTCTACCCGCTCGGTTCCTGTACAATGAAATACAATCCAAAAATCAATGAAGATGTAGCCCGTTATGCCGGATTCGCCAAAATCCATCCGTATCAGCCTGAGACCAGTATTCAGGGAGCACTGGAAATGCTGCATACCCTGCAAAACGATCTGGCTGTTCTGACCGGTATGGATGCCGTGACCCTACAGCCTGCTGCCGGAGCACACGGAGAATGGACCGGTCTGATGATGATTCGTGCCTATCACGAAAAACGCGGTGAACATCGAACCAAAGTCATCGTGCCTGATTCTTCGCACGGTACGAACCCGGCCAGTGCGACTGTCGCCGGATTCCAGACCATTACTATTCCTTCGAATGAAAAAGGTCTGGTCGATCTGGAAGCTCTGCGTACAGCCGTTGGACCGGATACAGCAGCGCTGATGCTGACGAATCCGAATACACTGGGACTGTTCGAAGAACAGATTACCGAGATTGCCCAAGTTGTGCACGAAGCCGGCGGCCTGCTCTACTACGATGGTGCCAACTCCAATGCGATCATGGGCATCACTCGTCCGGGCGATATGGGCTTTGATGTGGTCCATCTGAATTTGCATAAGACGATGAGTACGCCTCACGGTGGTGGTGGTCCGGGAGCCGGTCCTGTTGGTGTGAAAAGCAGACTGCTGCCTTTCCTGCCAGAGCCGGTCGTCGAGAAGCTCGAAGATGGCAGCTACACACTGCGCTCCGGTTCACCGGATTCTATTGGTCGTGTCAAAGCGTACTATGGCAACTTTGGTATTCTGGTACGCGCCTATACGTATATCCGTACCTACGGTCCGGAAGGTCTGCGCCGGGTATCCGAATGTGCAGTGCTGAACGCCAACTACATGATGCATCGCCTCAAAGATCATTACATTATGCCGTATGACAATGTATGCAAACACGAATTCGTGATGTCCGGCAAAGGGCTAAAACAGTACGGCGTACGCACACTCGATGTTGCCAAACGATTACTTGATTTTGGCTATCATCCGCCTACCGTCTACTTCCCGCTCAATGTGGAAGAATGCATCATGATCGAACCGACCGAGACCGAAAGCAAAGAAACGCTGGATGCCTTTATCGATACAATGATCCAGATAGCAAATGAAGCCAAAGAAACACCGGAATTAGTAATTAATGCGCCATACACGACGGTGGTCAAACGTCTGGATGAAGCAACTGCAGCCCGCAAGCCGGTACTCAACTGCGCTTGCAGTTAA